From a single Bacteroidota bacterium genomic region:
- a CDS encoding ATP-binding protein, translating into MQAILRKRYLNRLSVLKDKNLIKVATGVRRCGKSTLMKQFQDLLRKENREVSILAINMDMPEFRFIGEKNWKELYNYIIKHLKKNVTNYVFIDEVQNVHEFEKLLEGLYVHPDIDLYVTGSNAFLLSSELATLLTGRAYEINVLPFSFAEYLEFTGKTTNPDRAFADYVRTGGFPEAVRLSGDGINFANDYLQMVFKNIFENDISKRYTVYAEESYQEVVNYLIDSVGSIVSAGNIAKVLSANKRKIDNKTVTRYIDSLVEAYLFYKVNRYDIKGKQHLATLEKYYLVDLGFRSALLGKELSSDAGHLLENVIYLELKRRNYQIWIGKANRLEVDFVVRDNEGFTQYIQVAQTVQNTTTLERELAPFDSIADHHEKLLITMDYDTGTYNGIKKINALDWLTIPQQ; encoded by the coding sequence ATGCAAGCAATATTACGCAAACGGTACCTGAATAGGCTGAGTGTCCTTAAAGACAAGAACTTGATAAAAGTGGCTACGGGAGTAAGGCGTTGCGGAAAATCAACTTTAATGAAACAGTTTCAGGACCTGTTGCGCAAAGAAAACAGGGAAGTTTCCATATTGGCAATAAATATGGATATGCCTGAGTTTCGTTTTATAGGGGAAAAAAACTGGAAGGAGTTGTATAATTATATCATTAAGCATCTCAAAAAAAATGTCACGAATTATGTGTTTATAGATGAAGTGCAAAACGTACATGAATTTGAAAAACTATTGGAAGGATTGTATGTTCACCCTGACATTGACTTGTATGTTACCGGTTCAAATGCATTTTTATTATCAAGTGAATTGGCTACATTGCTCACCGGCAGGGCCTATGAAATAAACGTACTACCATTTTCTTTTGCCGAATATCTGGAGTTCACCGGCAAAACAACAAACCCTGATCGGGCATTTGCTGATTATGTGCGTACAGGTGGTTTCCCTGAAGCGGTACGACTTTCGGGTGATGGAATTAATTTTGCAAATGACTATTTGCAGATGGTTTTCAAAAATATTTTCGAAAACGATATATCTAAGCGCTATACTGTTTATGCAGAAGAGTCTTATCAGGAGGTGGTGAATTACCTGATAGATTCAGTTGGGTCAATTGTTTCTGCAGGTAATATAGCAAAAGTGTTATCTGCTAACAAAAGGAAAATAGATAACAAAACCGTGACAAGATACATAGACTCCCTGGTGGAAGCTTATTTGTTTTACAAAGTGAATCGATACGATATCAAAGGCAAGCAACATCTCGCAACGCTGGAAAAATACTATTTGGTTGATTTAGGTTTTCGTAGTGCATTACTGGGGAAGGAATTGTCAAGCGATGCAGGCCATTTACTTGAAAATGTGATTTACCTTGAGCTAAAGCGCAGAAATTACCAAATCTGGATAGGGAAAGCAAATAGATTAGAAGTTGATTTTGTTGTTAGAGACAACGAAGGATTTACGCAATACATTCAGGTGGCACAAACCGTACAGAACACTACAACATTAGAGCGTGAGCTGGCACCATTTGACAGTATTGCAGACCATCACGAGAAACTACTCATCACAATGGATTACGACACTGGTACATATAACGGAATAAAAAAAATTAATGCATTGGATTGGCTTACTATCCCGCAACAATAG
- a CDS encoding nucleotidyl transferase AbiEii/AbiGii toxin family protein: MIPQAYITEWSNYVPWQSNEQVEQDLVICRALVEIFSHKFLADSLAFRGGTALHKLYLQPQPRYSEDIDLVQVRAEPIKETIQHLQKALAFLGKSNVVQKKDNNTIIFRFDSEFAPVQHLKLKIETNCREHFTVLGWEKKAFAVKSSWFNGQCDLTTYKIEELLGTKLRALYQRRKGRDLYDLWKALTHCKFNPDLIIQSYKEYMKFSLEKPIPTQKEFLLNVEKKKTDDDFLGDITALLRPDEKYNHEGAFKLIIETLIERM, from the coding sequence ATGATTCCACAAGCATATATTACAGAATGGAGTAATTATGTTCCATGGCAATCGAACGAACAAGTAGAACAAGATCTGGTAATTTGCAGGGCATTGGTTGAAATTTTCTCCCATAAATTTCTAGCTGACAGTTTAGCGTTCAGGGGTGGAACAGCGTTGCATAAATTATATCTACAACCACAACCAAGATATTCAGAAGACATTGACCTGGTTCAGGTCCGTGCTGAACCAATTAAAGAAACCATTCAACATTTACAGAAAGCCCTTGCATTTCTTGGTAAATCAAATGTTGTCCAAAAGAAGGACAACAATACAATTATTTTCCGCTTTGATTCAGAGTTTGCACCGGTTCAGCATCTCAAGCTTAAAATTGAAACAAATTGCAGAGAGCATTTCACAGTTTTGGGTTGGGAGAAAAAAGCATTTGCTGTCAAGTCATCCTGGTTTAATGGTCAATGCGACCTGACCACCTACAAAATCGAAGAATTATTAGGAACAAAATTGAGAGCATTGTATCAGCGAAGAAAAGGCAGAGATTTATATGACCTGTGGAAAGCACTGACACATTGTAAATTCAATCCCGACTTGATTATTCAATCCTACAAAGAATACATGAAATTTTCTTTAGAGAAACCCATTCCGACACAAAAAGAATTTTTGTTGAATGTAGAGAAAAAGAAAACAGACGATGATTTTTTAGGAGACATTACCGCCCTTTTAAGACCAGATGAAAAGTATAATCACGAAGGAGCATTTAAGTTGATTATTGAAACGCTTATAGAAAGAATGTGA
- a CDS encoding antitoxin VbhA family protein has product MYKAIEIDRNNLTIMGVKFSDLKTLESTANALGSNMFEGFKPTPKGIEIIRDYVTGKITLSELVTFAKQKAYV; this is encoded by the coding sequence ATGTATAAGGCAATAGAAATCGACAGAAACAACCTGACCATTATGGGTGTAAAATTTTCAGACTTGAAAACACTGGAAAGTACTGCGAATGCCTTAGGAAGTAATATGTTTGAAGGATTTAAACCGACACCCAAAGGAATTGAAATTATAAGGGACTATGTGACAGGAAAAATTACTTTAAGTGAATTGGTGACATTTGCCAAACAAAAAGCATATGTCTGA
- a CDS encoding T9SS type A sorting domain-containing protein, with the protein MKKTNTLLLSIFIVINISNAQNFVQKGTDIDGEAAYDFSGTSVSMPDNHTVAIGAVANNGTGSYAGHVRIFRWNPTNGGTWLQKSTDIDGEAAYDFSGTSVSMPDSNTVAIGAIGNDGAGFNAGQVRVYRWNPANGGTWVQKGTDIDGELADDNSGYSLSMPDSNTVAIGALENDGNGSTSGHVRIYYWIPANGGIWMQKGTDIDGEVANDQSGSSVSMPDSNTVAIGATRNSGNGSSAGHVRIYRWNSANGGTWVQKGIDIDGEAVNDFSGYSISMPDSNTVAIGATGNSGNGISAGHVRIYRWNSANGGIWVQKGFDIDGEAVNDWSGRSVSMPDSNTVAIGAVKNAGNGDNAGHVRIYHWTLANGGTWVQKGFDIDGDSAQDNSGNSVSMPDSNTVAIGALFNNGNGSAAGHTRVYYFCNQTVSSFSVTACGSYTVPSGDETYTTSQTVLDTIPNQAGCDSIMTINLIINSVDTSITNTSPTLTANSTGAAYQWLDCGNSFTVISGATNQSYTATSNGIYAVAVTQNGCTDTSSCEAVNNVGVLENSFGTTLTVYPNPTSGELSIDLGSKYNNVNVIVSNLSGQVVHIQNFNNSSLLRLNIPGEVGVYFIEVSSGDKKAKLKVMKE; encoded by the coding sequence ATGAAAAAGACAAACACATTACTACTTTCAATATTCATAGTAATTAACATAAGTAATGCACAAAACTTTGTGCAAAAAGGAACAGACATTGATGGGGAAGCAGCATATGACTTTTCAGGCACCTCGGTAAGCATGCCCGACAATCATACCGTTGCCATTGGGGCAGTGGCTAATAACGGAACCGGAAGTTATGCAGGTCATGTGCGCATTTTCCGCTGGAATCCCACGAATGGCGGGACATGGCTGCAAAAATCAACAGACATTGATGGGGAAGCAGCATATGACTTTTCAGGTACCTCGGTAAGTATGCCCGACAGCAATACCGTTGCCATTGGGGCGATAGGAAATGATGGTGCCGGATTCAATGCAGGCCAAGTACGGGTTTACCGCTGGAATCCCGCTAATGGCGGTACCTGGGTACAAAAAGGAACAGACATTGATGGGGAACTTGCAGATGATAACTCCGGCTACTCGTTAAGCATGCCCGACAGCAATACCGTTGCCATTGGGGCGCTAGAAAATGATGGAAACGGAAGTACATCAGGACATGTGCGCATATACTACTGGATTCCCGCAAATGGTGGGATATGGATGCAAAAAGGAACAGACATTGATGGTGAAGTAGCAAATGACCAATCTGGTTCTTCGGTAAGCATGCCCGACAGCAATACCGTTGCCATTGGGGCGACACGCAATAGCGGAAACGGAAGCAGTGCAGGCCACGTGCGTATATACCGTTGGAATTCCGCTAATGGCGGGACATGGGTGCAAAAAGGAATTGATATTGATGGGGAAGCTGTAAATGACTTTTCAGGCTACTCGATAAGCATGCCCGATAGCAATACTGTTGCAATTGGGGCGACAGGCAATAGCGGAAACGGAATCAGTGCAGGCCACGTGCGCATATACCGTTGGAATTCCGCTAATGGCGGTATATGGGTGCAAAAAGGATTTGATATTGATGGAGAAGCAGTAAATGACTGGTCAGGCCGCTCGGTAAGCATGCCAGATAGCAATACCGTGGCCATTGGGGCGGTCAAAAATGCCGGAAACGGAGACAATGCAGGCCATGTGCGCATTTACCACTGGACTCTTGCTAATGGCGGGACATGGGTGCAAAAAGGATTTGATATTGATGGTGATTCAGCCCAAGACAACTCAGGCAATTCAGTAAGCATGCCCGACAGCAATACCGTTGCCATTGGGGCGCTATTCAATAATGGAAACGGAAGCGCTGCCGGGCATACCCGGGTGTATTATTTTTGCAATCAAACAGTTTCTTCTTTTTCCGTTACTGCCTGCGGGAGCTATACCGTTCCAAGCGGTGACGAAACCTACACCACTTCCCAAACGGTATTGGATACTATTCCCAATCAGGCCGGGTGCGATAGTATAATGACCATTAACCTCATCATCAATTCGGTGGACACAAGTATAACCAATACCTCACCAACGCTTACAGCTAATTCAACAGGAGCGGCATACCAATGGCTGGATTGCGGAAATAGTTTTACGGTAATAAGCGGAGCAACTAACCAAAGTTACACAGCCACATCAAATGGAATTTATGCGGTTGCTGTTACACAAAATGGTTGTACTGATACTTCCTCCTGCGAAGCAGTAAACAATGTGGGTGTTTTGGAAAACAGCTTTGGCACTACCCTAACCGTTTATCCGAACCCAACGAGTGGAGAACTAAGCATTGATTTAGGTTCAAAATACAATAATGTTAACGTAATCGTCAGCAATTTATCAGGGCAGGTAGTTCACATTCAAAATTTCAACAACTCATCCTTATTGCGACTTAATATACCGGGAGAAGTTGGTGTGTATTTTATAGAAGTAAGTTCCGGTGACAAAAAAGCAAAATTAAAAGTGATGAAAGAATAA
- a CDS encoding LemA family protein, whose protein sequence is MTALLITGGILMLLLLYFISVFNELTKERVLVREGWSGIGTFLQQRLDVIPNLVEIVKGYAGHENKTLTDVIRARNESISALTPEAQIEAAKHMGAAMINFKSLSENYPDLKTNQNFIKLQEQLADLEEKINQSRRYYNGTVREFNQSIAVFPKNLVAGMFGFKEATFFAEDEAAAKAPGISF, encoded by the coding sequence ATGACAGCCCTCTTAATAACCGGCGGCATCCTGATGTTGTTGCTGCTCTACTTTATTTCAGTCTTCAATGAGCTGACCAAAGAACGCGTTTTAGTCCGGGAAGGATGGAGCGGTATTGGCACATTTTTACAGCAGCGATTAGATGTTATTCCCAATCTGGTGGAAATTGTTAAGGGATACGCCGGCCATGAAAACAAAACGCTTACAGATGTAATTCGTGCACGCAATGAATCGATCTCTGCACTGACTCCTGAAGCGCAAATTGAAGCCGCTAAACACATGGGAGCAGCCATGATTAACTTTAAGTCATTATCTGAAAATTACCCCGACCTGAAAACAAATCAAAATTTCATCAAACTGCAGGAGCAATTGGCTGATCTGGAAGAAAAAATTAATCAAAGCCGGAGATACTACAATGGAACTGTTCGCGAGTTCAACCAGAGCATTGCGGTATTTCCAAAAAATCTGGTGGCAGGAATGTTTGGTTTTAAAGAAGCCACTTTTTTCGCTGAAGATGAAGCAGCCGCCAAAGCTCCCGGAATTTCTTTTTAG